Proteins from a single region of Drosophila biarmipes strain raj3 chromosome 3R, RU_DBia_V1.1, whole genome shotgun sequence:
- the LOC108025293 gene encoding sex-regulated protein janus-B: MKLIKSLSLLPQCVSPLQKCYSTDLISLVGIPRVKITKGENRYLLVMIHTHGFTNFGRVIVRGADVDNHLDVFDSVLEEMEPQGICSKCLGGGRILNEADKKKIKIYGTSRTFGGADHKRTRNILQAWTTYKDFKISVKN, translated from the exons atgaaattaatcaAGTCCTTGAGTCTGCTTCCCCAATGTGTTTCTCCGTTGC AGAAATGTTATTCCACCGATCTGATCAGTTTGGTGGGAATCCCGAGGGTTAAGATAACCAAGGGGGAAAATCGTTACTTGTTGGTTATGATCCATACACACGGGTTTACGAACTTCGGAAGAGTCATTGTTCGCGGCGCCGATGTCGACAATCATT TGGACGTTTTTGACTCTGTTTTGGAGGAGATGGAGCCCCAGGGCATATGTTCCAAGTGCCTGGGCGGTGGGAGAATTCTCAATGAGGCAGACAAGAAGAAAATAAAGATTTATGGCACCTCCAGA ACATTCGGCGGTGCTGATCACAAAAGAACGAGGAATATACTACAAGCGTGGACCACATACAAGGACTTCAAAATCAGCGTTAAGAATTGA
- the LOC108025289 gene encoding sex-regulated protein janus-A isoform X2 produces the protein MSEEALAGVPLVHISPEGIFKYIMINVIDGGDASKAVIRGFSDCEWHADIFDREEKVFKKLGLRAECPGGGRIEHNPDKKYIKVYGYSQGFGKADHAQTKRILSTKYPDYTIETSDEGY, from the exons ATGTCAGAGGAAGCACTTGCAGGCGTGCCACTGGTGCACATCAGTCCCGAGGGCATCTTTAAGTACATTATGATCAATGTCATCGACGGAGGAGATGCTTCCAAGGCGGTGATTCGCGGCTTTTCGGATTGCGAATGGCATG CCGACATCTTCGATCGCGAGGAGAAGGTCTTCAAGAAACTGGGACTGCGTGCCGAATGTCCTGGTGGCGGCCGCATCGAGCACAATCCCGACAAGAAGTACATCAAGGTCTACGGGTACTCCCAG GGCTTTGGAAAAGCTGATCACGCCCAGACGAAACGCATCCTGTCCACCAAATACCCCGATTATACAATCGAAACCTCAGATGAAGGATATTAG
- the LOC108025289 gene encoding sex-regulated protein janus-A isoform X1, producing MNRLPLFSKGLRLIHKMSEEALAGVPLVHISPEGIFKYIMINVIDGGDASKAVIRGFSDCEWHADIFDREEKVFKKLGLRAECPGGGRIEHNPDKKYIKVYGYSQGFGKADHAQTKRILSTKYPDYTIETSDEGY from the exons ATGAATCGTCTTCCACTGTTCTCGAAAGGACTAAGACTGATACACAAAATGTCAGAGGAAGCACTTGCAGGCGTGCCACTGGTGCACATCAGTCCCGAGGGCATCTTTAAGTACATTATGATCAATGTCATCGACGGAGGAGATGCTTCCAAGGCGGTGATTCGCGGCTTTTCGGATTGCGAATGGCATG CCGACATCTTCGATCGCGAGGAGAAGGTCTTCAAGAAACTGGGACTGCGTGCCGAATGTCCTGGTGGCGGCCGCATCGAGCACAATCCCGACAAGAAGTACATCAAGGTCTACGGGTACTCCCAG GGCTTTGGAAAAGCTGATCACGCCCAGACGAAACGCATCCTGTCCACCAAATACCCCGATTATACAATCGAAACCTCAGATGAAGGATATTAG
- the LOC108025457 gene encoding serendipity locus protein beta, producing MSSTRPFCFVCGKEKSVGVFQLIEGCIVPGTFKPIKDILKYFEKIINHRLDLAPNSAACRDCLEYLFNYDRLVRNLSQVQRQIADALLGCRQVEGKPESKQQASKRARVQVPAFKIIQATPLQERSPEKHDEPEQEEEGDGEEFMREEMLDEDFQFSEPDDSMPSSEEEFFTETTEIPCHICGEMFSSQEVLERHIKADTCQKSEQATCQVCGLKVKDDEVLDLHMNLHEGKTELECRYCDKKFSHKRNVLRHMEVHWDKKKYQCDKCGERFSLSWLMYNHLMRHDAEENALICEVCHQQFKTKRTYKHHLRTHQTDRPRYPCPDCEKSFVDKYTLKVHKRVHQPVEKPESAEVAKETTATFF from the exons ATGAGCTCAACGCGACCGTTCTGCTTCGTTTGCGGCAAGGAGAAGTCCGTGGGCGTGTTCCAGCTGATCGAAG GCTGCATAGTGCCAGGCACCTTCAAGCCGATCAAGGATATACTGAAGTACTTCGAGAAGATCATCAACCACCGACTGGACCTCGCGCCCAACTCCGCCGCCTGCCGCGACTGCCTGGAGTATCTCTTCAACTACGACCGGCTGGTGAGGAATCTCAGCCAGGTGCAGCGCCAGATTGCGGACGCACTGCTGGGCTGCCGGCAGGTGGAGGGCAAGCCGGAGAGCAAACAGCAGGCCTCCAAGAGGGCCAGGGTGCAGGTGCCGGCCTTCAAGATCATCCAGGCCACCCCGCTGCAGGAGCGGTCGCCGGAGAAGCACGATGAGCCAGAGCAAGAGGAGGAGGGCGACGGCGAGGAGTTCATGCGGGAGGAGATGCTGGACGAGGACTTCCAGTTCAGCGAGCCGGACGACAGCATGCCCTCCTCGGAAGAGGAGTTCTTCACCGAGACCACCGAGATACCCTGCCACATCTGCGGCGAGATGTTCTCCAGCCAGGAGGTTCTCGAGCGGCACATCAAGGCGGACACCTGCCAGAAGTCGGAGCAAGCCACCTGCCAAGTGTGCGGCCTGAAGGTCAAGGACGACGAGGTGCTCGATCTGCACATGAACCTGCACGAGGGCAAGACCGAGCTGGAGTGCCGCTACTGCGACAAGAAGTTCTCCCACAAGCGGAACGTGCTGCGGCACATGGAGGTGCACTGGGACAAGAAGAAGTACCAGTGCGACAAGTGCGGCGAGCGCTTCTCGCTGTCGTGGCTCATGTACAACCATCTGATGCGCCACGACGCCGAGGAGAACGCCCTGATCTGCGAGGTGTGCCACCAGCAGTTCAAGACCAAGCGCACCTACAAGCACCACTTGCGCACCCACCAGACGGATCGGCCGCGCTATCCCTGCCCCGACTGCGAGAAGTCCTTCGTGGACAAGTACACTCTGAAGGTGCACAAGCGGGTCCACCAGCCGGTCGAGAAGCCAGAGTCGGCGGAGGTGGCCAAGGAGACCACGGCGACGTTCTTTTAG
- the LOC108025455 gene encoding serendipity locus protein alpha encodes MESLLVQLSTCSELIAEGYSSTGTMGWLNEFCATFLDFASDLKARLPEVAPSGANLEVETIFLCLTQVVTCITHLERTISLEASQMTRQHFLDRLDWCLRRMLISLTQLESSVAPVKNLEDHSFVELMDLALDHLDDYMEKLSQRRNNSLHILEESFTEDSFQLASIVNHIVRHVLAFANVAIKSDKMALTALCETLLSECATFHEEAGDPNCGHRKLEALSLERALYALESFLNEALLHLLFVSLIELENTSVEKLKEALRKDAAGAQELISAFDINMDRIQQIGVLAIAFSQDIKTKTIVRSCLASLESLDACIVPALQLPESAASRQHVEILQEHFNQELLIFRNVIHEIIDSCSLINNYLDMLGESIQVQEKSHLKLIVQRGSVLVEHFRLPVNYAGLSEDGQRVHKDLILILRECQAVVNLDIPVEPKRIVKRLKILYSVLAKLRDLISKDNLETDCSVASLAPIPSNATRTFVRNSRSVSKRHRSFVKQTGNCSVFGPQDTFTESASSESDLISFQMNEVLRLN; translated from the coding sequence ATGGAGTCGTTGTTGGTTCAGTTAAGCACTTGCAGTGAGCTGATCGCCGAGGGCTACAGCAGCACAGGCACCATGGGCTGGCTGAACGAGTTCTGCGCCACCTTCCTGGACTTTGCCAGCGATCTGAAGGCCCGACTGCCGGAGGTGGCCCCCAGTGGCGCCAACTTGGAGGTGGAGACCATTTTCCTGTGCCTCACCCAGGTGGTCACGTGCATCACCCACTTGGAGCGGACCATTAGCCTGGAGGCCTCGCAGATGACCAGGCAGCACTTCCTCGATCGCTTGGACTGGTGTTTGCGCCGAATGCTGATCTCCCTGACGCAACTGGAGAGCAGCGTGGCCCCGGTGAAGAACCTGGAGGATCACTCGTTCGTCGAGCTGATGGATCTGGCCCTGGATCACCTGGATGACTACATGGAGAAGCTCTCCCAGCGGAGGAACAACTCGCTGCACATCCTGGAGGAGAGCTTCACGGAGGACAGCTTCCAGCTGGCCAGCATTGTGAATCACATAGTGCGCCACGTCTTGGCCTTCGCCAATGTGGCCATCAAATCGGACAAGATGGCCCTGACCGCTCTGTGCGAGACTCTGCTCAGCGAATGTGCCACTTTTCACGAGGAGGCAGGTGATCCGAACTGTGGGCACCGCAAGCTGGAGGCACTCTCCTTGGAGCGAGCGCTCTACGCCCTGGAATCCTTCCTAAATGAGGCCCTGCTGCACTTGCTCTTCGTCAGCCTGATCGAACTGGAGAACACTTCGGTGGAGAAACTGAAGGAGGCACTGCGAAAGGACGCCGCTGGTGCTCAAGAACTGATCTCCGCCTTCGACATCAACATGGACCGCATCCAGCAGATTGGAGTGCTGGCCATAGCCTTCTCGCAGGACATCAAAACCAAGACGATTGTGAGGAGCTGTCTGGCCTCCTTGGAGTCCCTGGATGCCTGCATTGTGCCAGCTCTCCAGCTGCCCGAATCCGCCGCATCCAGGCAGCATGTGGAGATCCTGCAGGAGCACTTCAACCAGGAGCTGTTGATCTTCCGCAACGTGATCCACGAAATCATCGACAGCTGCTCCCTGATCAACAACTACCTGGATATGCTGGGCGAGAGCATCCAGGTTCAGGAGAAGAGTCACCTGAAGCTGATTGTCCAGCGGGGCAGTGTTTTGGTGGAGCACTTCCGGCTGCCTGTGAACTACGCGGGTCTCAGTGAAGATGGCCAGCGGGTGCACAAGGATCTCATCCTCATCCTGCGGGAGTGCCAGGCTGTGGTTAACCTGGACATCCCGGTGGAGCCCAAGCGCATCGTCAAGCGCCTCAAGATATTGTACTCCGTTCTGGCCAAGCTGAGGGACCTGATAAGCAAGGATAATCTCGAAACCGACTGTTCCGTTGCCTCCCTAGCCCCGATTCCCTCAAATGCCACCAGGACTTTTGTGCGAAACAGTAGATCCGTGTCCAAGAGGCATCGTTCCTTTGTGAAGCAAACCGGAAATTGCTCGGTCTTTGGGCCACAGGACACCTTCACCGAGTCCGCAAGCAGTGAAAGCGATCTAATTAGTTTTCAGATGAACGAGGTTCTTAGATTAAATTGA